The following coding sequences are from one Pelagovum sp. HNIBRBA483 window:
- a CDS encoding alanyl-tRNA editing protein: MSYMLFRNNAYQRDAKGMVLALTGEGGIILDQTIFYPTSGGQPGDSGRLEWDGGAIEIATTVKGDGADIILVPAEPAPLPPVGTEVSQELDWERRHRHMRVHTALHLLSVVIPLPVTGGSIGADKGRLDFDMPEAPEDKDALTETLNKIIGRDLSITEEWITDEELDANPGLVKTMSVQPPRGSGRIRLVRIGTESETVDLQPCGGTHVARTSEIGRVRIGKVEKKGKQNRRVYLHLE; this comes from the coding sequence GTGAGCTACATGCTGTTTCGCAACAATGCCTATCAACGCGATGCCAAGGGCATGGTTCTGGCGCTGACGGGGGAAGGTGGGATCATCCTCGACCAGACGATTTTTTACCCCACCAGCGGCGGACAGCCGGGTGATAGCGGGCGGCTGGAATGGGACGGCGGCGCGATAGAGATTGCCACGACGGTGAAGGGCGACGGCGCGGACATCATTCTGGTGCCTGCGGAGCCTGCACCGTTGCCGCCAGTTGGCACGGAAGTCAGCCAAGAGCTGGATTGGGAGCGGCGGCACCGGCACATGCGGGTGCATACAGCGCTACATCTGCTCTCGGTCGTGATCCCGCTGCCGGTGACGGGTGGGTCTATTGGGGCGGACAAAGGGCGGCTCGATTTCGACATGCCGGAAGCGCCAGAGGACAAGGACGCGCTGACGGAAACCCTCAACAAGATCATCGGGCGCGATTTGTCTATCACCGAGGAATGGATCACCGACGAGGAGTTGGACGCCAATCCGGGGTTGGTGAAAACCATGTCGGTGCAGCCGCCGCGCGGCAGCGGGCGCATTCGGTTGGTACGGATCGGGACCGAGAGCGAAACGGTGGACCTACAGCCCTGTGGTGGCACACATGTGGCGCGCACGAGCGAGATCGGGCGGGTGCGGATCGGCAAGGTCGAGAAGAAGGGCAAACAGAACCGGCGGGTCTATCTGCACCTCGAGTGA
- a CDS encoding universal stress protein: protein MFSKIMVPVNLEHADKLTAALQVAADLTKTYGCGLCYVGVTAAAPGTVAHNPVEYADKLAAFAASQAALAGIEASSHAVVTHDPAVDMDAALVQAVADIGADLVVMASHIPNVADHLWPSHGGQLARQSAASVFLVRAS from the coding sequence ATGTTCAGCAAGATCATGGTTCCGGTCAATTTGGAACATGCCGACAAGCTGACAGCGGCTTTGCAGGTCGCGGCGGATCTCACGAAAACCTATGGCTGTGGGCTCTGCTATGTGGGGGTGACGGCCGCAGCCCCTGGCACGGTGGCGCATAATCCGGTGGAATATGCGGACAAGCTCGCCGCCTTCGCGGCGTCGCAAGCGGCACTGGCAGGCATTGAGGCCAGCAGCCATGCCGTTGTCACCCACGATCCGGCCGTCGATATGGACGCGGCGTTGGTGCAGGCGGTGGCGGATATCGGGGCAGATCTGGTGGTGATGGCAAGCCATATCCCGAATGTGGCCGATCACCTGTGGCCGAGCCACGGAGGACAGCTTGCGCGGCAATCGGCGGCATCCGTCTTCCTCGTCAGGGCGTCCTGA
- a CDS encoding TrgA family protein yields MPTAGRLAGAITFGALALYLSELLRPVFEEEGLTLTFTLANGVIGILVGWVIAGSRAGRGYPAAIGYGITAGVALVFWIAFVWSFLEMLERSLAKRYRGALEAVTDIFQLSMDSVVEGATPQVLVTLAVGALIAALVTDFVGQRLP; encoded by the coding sequence ATGCCAACCGCAGGACGGCTTGCAGGAGCGATCACTTTTGGCGCATTGGCGCTGTACCTATCCGAACTGTTGCGGCCCGTCTTTGAAGAAGAAGGGCTGACATTGACCTTCACTTTGGCGAATGGCGTGATCGGCATTCTCGTCGGTTGGGTCATTGCGGGGAGCCGCGCGGGGCGGGGCTATCCGGCCGCGATAGGCTACGGGATCACCGCAGGGGTGGCGCTGGTGTTCTGGATCGCGTTCGTCTGGAGCTTTCTGGAAATGCTCGAACGCTCGCTGGCCAAGCGCTATCGCGGGGCGCTGGAGGCGGTGACGGATATTTTCCAGTTGAGTATGGATTCGGTTGTTGAAGGGGCCACGCCGCAAGTGCTGGTGACTTTGGCCGTTGGGGCGCTGATCGCGGCTTTGGTGACGGATTTCGTAGGGCAGCGCCTTCCGTGA
- a CDS encoding DUF4345 family protein: MDILNPLFALFSIVLGVYGWLFPRYTLTVVDLQAGTTTMGYSEIRASAGALFVGMGLGALFFGSYEAYAMLGACWAGAALGRATSLVLDGQTQKKWVFFGIEAAVAALALGLNISAI, encoded by the coding sequence ATGGATATTCTCAACCCGCTATTTGCCTTGTTCAGTATTGTGCTCGGAGTCTACGGCTGGCTCTTCCCCCGCTACACGCTGACCGTCGTCGATCTGCAAGCCGGAACGACGACGATGGGCTATTCCGAAATTCGCGCCAGCGCCGGTGCGCTCTTCGTCGGCATGGGGCTTGGCGCGCTGTTTTTCGGCTCTTATGAGGCCTACGCCATGCTCGGCGCCTGCTGGGCCGGTGCCGCTCTGGGCCGCGCAACCTCTCTGGTGCTCGACGGCCAAACCCAAAAGAAATGGGTCTTCTTCGGCATCGAGGCCGCTGTCGCAGCGCTCGCCCTCGGCCTCAACATCTCCGCGATCTAA
- a CDS encoding cysteine synthase A: MMIKADLPDAIGNTPLIKLRRASEETGCTILGKAEFMNPGQSVKDRAAYFIIKDALASGALKPGGTIVEGTAGNTGIGLALVGAAMGFKTVIVIPETQSQEKKDMLRLAGAELVQVPAAPYRNPNNYVRYSGRLAEELAKTTPEGVIWANQFDNVANRQAHVETTGPEIWTQTGGKVDGFICAVGSGGTLAGVAQALQPKGVKMGLADPEGAALYSYFTTGELKSQGGSITEGIGQGRITANLEGFTPDFSYQIPDSEALPIVFDLLAEEGLCLGGSSGINVAGAMRMAKEMGPGHTIVTILCDYGTRYQSKLFNPEFLKDKGLPVPSWLDAAPSSIPGVFEDA; this comes from the coding sequence ATGATGATAAAAGCTGACCTCCCCGATGCGATCGGAAACACGCCGTTGATCAAGCTGCGGCGGGCATCGGAAGAGACTGGATGTACGATCCTTGGCAAGGCCGAATTCATGAATCCCGGTCAGTCGGTGAAAGATCGCGCGGCCTATTTCATCATCAAGGATGCGTTGGCCTCTGGCGCGTTGAAACCGGGCGGAACGATCGTTGAAGGCACGGCGGGCAACACCGGCATCGGGTTGGCGCTGGTGGGTGCGGCGATGGGCTTCAAGACGGTCATCGTGATCCCTGAGACGCAGAGCCAAGAAAAGAAAGATATGCTGCGGTTGGCGGGTGCGGAACTGGTGCAAGTGCCGGCAGCGCCGTATCGCAACCCGAACAACTATGTCCGCTATTCGGGCCGCTTGGCCGAGGAACTGGCGAAGACGACGCCTGAAGGCGTGATCTGGGCGAACCAGTTCGACAACGTGGCGAACCGTCAGGCGCATGTGGAAACCACCGGACCGGAGATCTGGACCCAGACCGGCGGCAAAGTTGATGGATTTATCTGTGCTGTCGGTTCCGGCGGGACGCTGGCGGGTGTGGCCCAAGCGCTCCAGCCCAAGGGCGTGAAGATGGGCTTGGCCGATCCCGAGGGCGCGGCGCTTTACAGCTATTTCACCACTGGCGAATTGAAATCGCAGGGTGGGTCGATCACCGAGGGGATCGGGCAGGGGCGGATCACCGCGAACCTTGAAGGGTTCACGCCTGATTTCAGCTACCAGATCCCTGACAGCGAGGCGCTGCCCATCGTTTTTGACCTGTTGGCGGAAGAAGGCCTTTGCCTTGGTGGGTCGTCGGGTATCAACGTGGCCGGCGCGATGCGCATGGCCAAGGAAATGGGTCCGGGTCACACGATCGTAACGATCCTGTGCGACTACGGCACGCGCTATCAATCCAAACTGTTCAACCCCGAATTCCTGAAGGATAAGGGCCTGCCGGTCCCAAGCTGGCTGGACGCTGCGCCTTCATCGATCCCGGGTGTATTCGAGGACGCATGA
- a CDS encoding NUDIX domain-containing protein — protein MNHLFVYGTLCHPPLMALIAGGPHGRAAPARLRDHAVYRQADGVLPVLARAEGHLAQGTLWRNVGERALKRITDYEVPFGYVPVMVSVETDLGREAAVCFFPPAELRRSATFWDLDAWREADGAVTLHMAAELAAHDPMPDADALRREWRMMRHRAEAHHRAETEPAPTTLRRAMEAGDAEIIEEAPIAGAFFKYRTVQLRHKRFDGGDSGPLSREGFHGAEAALLLPYDPKTDKVLLVEQFRVGPFLRGDAEPWTLEPVAGMIDPGESPEACAVRECREEAGLEVLQTVFIAGFYPSPGASTEYHHAYLGIVSLEGEIATSGGLDEEAEDLRLHVLPFDAAMRLVETGEINAGPLITMMFWLAGARARLRA, from the coding sequence GTGAACCATCTTTTCGTTTATGGAACATTGTGCCATCCGCCATTGATGGCCCTGATCGCGGGCGGCCCGCATGGGCGCGCCGCGCCTGCGCGGCTGCGGGATCATGCGGTCTATCGGCAGGCGGACGGGGTTCTGCCCGTTTTGGCCCGCGCGGAGGGGCATCTGGCGCAGGGAACGCTGTGGCGCAATGTGGGGGAGCGGGCGCTCAAGCGGATCACCGATTACGAGGTGCCGTTTGGCTATGTGCCGGTGATGGTATCGGTCGAGACGGATCTGGGCAGGGAAGCGGCTGTGTGTTTCTTCCCGCCGGCCGAGCTGCGCCGCAGTGCGACGTTTTGGGATCTGGACGCATGGCGGGAGGCTGACGGCGCGGTGACGCTGCACATGGCTGCTGAGCTGGCCGCGCACGACCCAATGCCCGACGCAGACGCGCTGCGGCGTGAATGGCGGATGATGCGGCATCGGGCGGAGGCGCATCACCGCGCTGAAACCGAACCGGCACCGACCACGCTCCGCCGCGCAATGGAAGCGGGGGATGCGGAGATTATCGAAGAGGCACCAATTGCAGGGGCGTTCTTCAAGTACCGGACGGTACAACTACGCCATAAGCGGTTTGACGGTGGTGATAGCGGCCCGTTGAGCCGTGAAGGGTTTCACGGGGCCGAGGCGGCGCTGTTGCTGCCCTATGACCCGAAAACCGACAAGGTTCTGCTTGTTGAACAATTTCGCGTTGGGCCGTTCCTGCGCGGAGATGCCGAGCCGTGGACGCTGGAGCCGGTGGCGGGCATGATCGACCCCGGCGAAAGCCCAGAGGCCTGCGCCGTGCGGGAATGCCGCGAGGAAGCGGGGCTGGAAGTCTTGCAGACGGTATTCATTGCTGGTTTCTACCCCTCACCGGGAGCCAGCACCGAATACCATCATGCGTATCTCGGGATCGTGTCGTTGGAGGGGGAGATCGCCACCAGCGGCGGCCTTGATGAGGAGGCAGAAGACCTGCGCTTGCATGTCCTACCGTTTGACGCCGCGATGCGGCTGGTAGAGACTGGGGAAATCAATGCAGGACCGTTGATAACGATGATGTTTTGGCTGGCGGGCGCACGCGCGCGGTTGCGTGCTTGA
- a CDS encoding BCCT family transporter, whose protein sequence is MADTSNNQGIPEPEGASDLIETDYEIGQDNIETTVGPIPLDIHNPVFLISGLSVVAFVIYALLAPDQAASFFGWLRPTLTSSFDWLFLMAANVFVLFCLLLIVTPVGSIRLGGADARPDYGYLGWFAMLFAAGMGIGLMFFGVLEPAYYFGTPWGDEPLGAVRPFGEDGALIAANVEEARRMALAATSYHWALHPWAIYAVVALSLALFTYNKGLPLSIRSAFYPILGDRVWGWWGHIIDTLAVFATLFGLATSLGIGAQQANAGLEFVYGIPNNITVQVILIIGITAIALVSVLRGLDGGVKVLSEINMVIATLLLLFVLFAAGAGGILADFVAGLGAYAREVVPLSNPFGRTDDGYREGWTAFYWAWWISWSPFVGMFIARVSRGRTVREFVTCVLIIPSLVCVFWMAVFGGTAINDMIANPETSLVKANVIDAYKPELSLFAMLESLPLTAITSTIGIVLVIVFFVTSSDSGSLVIDTITAGGKVDAPVPQRVFWCTFEGLVAIALLIGGGLGSLQAMVISTGLPFTIVLLMMCWAIWKGLQAERS, encoded by the coding sequence ATGGCCGACACATCCAACAATCAGGGGATTCCCGAGCCGGAAGGCGCGTCGGACCTCATTGAGACCGATTACGAGATCGGTCAGGACAATATTGAAACCACGGTGGGGCCGATTCCGCTCGACATTCACAATCCAGTCTTTCTGATTTCCGGTCTGTCTGTCGTCGCCTTCGTGATCTACGCGCTGCTGGCGCCGGATCAGGCGGCCAGTTTCTTTGGCTGGTTGCGACCGACGCTGACGAGCAGTTTTGACTGGCTGTTCTTGATGGCGGCGAATGTGTTTGTGCTGTTCTGCCTGCTCCTGATCGTCACGCCTGTGGGGTCGATCCGGCTGGGCGGCGCGGATGCGCGGCCCGACTATGGTTATCTGGGCTGGTTTGCCATGCTGTTTGCCGCCGGTATGGGCATCGGGCTGATGTTCTTTGGCGTGTTGGAGCCGGCTTACTATTTCGGAACCCCGTGGGGTGACGAGCCGCTTGGGGCTGTCCGACCCTTTGGCGAAGACGGTGCGCTGATCGCCGCGAATGTCGAAGAAGCGCGGCGCATGGCGCTGGCGGCGACCTCCTACCACTGGGCGCTGCATCCTTGGGCGATTTATGCAGTGGTGGCGCTGTCGCTGGCGCTGTTCACCTATAACAAGGGCTTGCCGCTTTCGATCCGCTCGGCGTTTTATCCGATCCTTGGAGATCGCGTTTGGGGCTGGTGGGGCCATATCATCGACACGCTGGCGGTTTTTGCGACGCTGTTTGGCCTAGCGACATCGCTGGGGATCGGGGCGCAACAGGCGAATGCCGGTCTGGAATTTGTCTATGGCATTCCCAACAACATCACGGTGCAGGTGATCCTGATCATCGGTATTACCGCTATTGCGCTGGTATCGGTGCTGCGCGGGCTTGATGGCGGGGTGAAGGTGCTCTCCGAGATTAACATGGTGATCGCGACGCTGCTGCTTCTGTTCGTGCTGTTCGCAGCGGGTGCTGGTGGCATTCTGGCGGATTTCGTAGCGGGGCTGGGTGCCTATGCGCGCGAAGTGGTGCCGCTGTCGAACCCGTTTGGCCGCACCGATGACGGCTACCGCGAAGGCTGGACCGCGTTCTACTGGGCGTGGTGGATCAGCTGGTCACCGTTTGTTGGTATGTTCATCGCGCGCGTTAGCCGTGGGCGGACGGTGCGCGAGTTCGTGACTTGCGTGCTGATCATTCCGAGCCTTGTCTGTGTGTTCTGGATGGCTGTTTTCGGCGGCACGGCAATCAACGACATGATCGCCAATCCCGAAACATCGCTGGTGAAAGCCAATGTGATCGACGCCTATAAGCCGGAGCTGTCGCTCTTTGCGATGCTGGAGAGCCTGCCACTGACGGCGATCACCTCGACCATCGGGATCGTTCTGGTGATCGTGTTCTTCGTCACCTCATCGGACTCGGGCAGCCTCGTGATCGATACGATTACAGCGGGCGGCAAGGTCGATGCGCCGGTGCCGCAGCGGGTGTTCTGGTGCACGTTTGAAGGGCTTGTTGCGATTGCGCTGCTGATCGGTGGCGGGCTTGGCTCGCTACAGGCGATGGTTATCTCGACCGGACTGCCGTTCACGATCGTCCTGTTGATGATGTGCTGGGCCATCTGGAAGGGGCTGCAAGCCGAACGCAGCTAG
- a CDS encoding deoxyribodipyrimidine photo-lyase → MADMSPILIWYRRDLRLGDHPALYAAAESGRAVIPVFIHDETVEALGAAPKMRIGAGVAHLAQALEAKGSRLILRRGTALDVLQALIAETGAGAVYWTRCYDPEAVARDAEVKATLKEQGIEARSFGGHLLFEPWTVQTGTGSYYKVYSPYWKAVRGRTVETPLPAPETLCAAGAWPESDALENWQMEAAMRRGADVLRPYMVVGEHAAQERLARFIDAKVNRYAAQRDLPAVDGTSGLSENLAWGEISPHQCWHAGMRAMQDGAQGAETFLKELVWREFAYHLVHHTPQITTQCWRAEWEAFPWSTDETRDAVQRWKQGRTGMGFVDAAMREMYVTGKTHNRGRMIVASYLTKHLMADWRIGQRWFAECLIDWDPASNAMGWQWAAGCGPDAAPYFRVFNPETQLKKFDPDGAYSRAWIAEGTRTPAATALAYFDAVPKSWGLTATQGYPLRPIVSAEDGRRIALSAYENRHF, encoded by the coding sequence ATGGCAGATATGTCTCCGATCCTGATCTGGTACCGCCGCGATCTGCGGTTGGGCGACCATCCGGCGTTGTACGCCGCCGCCGAGAGCGGGCGGGCGGTGATCCCTGTGTTTATCCATGATGAAACGGTCGAAGCGCTCGGCGCGGCCCCGAAGATGCGGATTGGCGCGGGGGTGGCGCATCTGGCGCAAGCGTTGGAGGCGAAAGGCAGCCGGTTGATCCTGCGGCGCGGCACGGCGCTGGACGTGCTGCAAGCATTGATCGCGGAAACCGGCGCGGGCGCTGTCTATTGGACACGGTGCTATGATCCCGAGGCCGTTGCGCGCGACGCGGAAGTAAAGGCGACACTGAAAGAGCAGGGCATCGAGGCGCGCTCTTTCGGGGGGCATTTGCTGTTTGAGCCGTGGACCGTGCAGACGGGAACCGGCAGCTATTACAAGGTGTATTCCCCCTACTGGAAGGCGGTGCGCGGCAGAACGGTCGAAACCCCATTGCCTGCACCCGAAACACTTTGCGCCGCAGGCGCGTGGCCGGAGAGCGACGCGCTGGAAAACTGGCAAATGGAGGCCGCGATGCGGCGCGGCGCGGATGTATTGCGTCCCTATATGGTGGTGGGTGAACACGCGGCGCAGGAGCGGCTCGCGCGGTTTATCGACGCGAAAGTCAACCGCTATGCGGCGCAGCGCGACCTGCCAGCGGTGGACGGCACATCGGGCCTGTCCGAAAACCTCGCATGGGGGGAGATTTCCCCGCATCAGTGTTGGCACGCTGGGATGCGGGCGATGCAGGACGGTGCGCAAGGTGCGGAGACGTTCCTTAAGGAACTTGTCTGGCGCGAGTTTGCCTATCACCTTGTGCATCATACGCCGCAAATCACAACGCAGTGCTGGCGGGCGGAATGGGAAGCCTTCCCGTGGTCAACAGACGAGACACGCGACGCGGTGCAGCGATGGAAGCAGGGGCGCACCGGCATGGGCTTTGTCGATGCGGCGATGCGGGAGATGTATGTCACCGGAAAGACGCACAATCGCGGGCGGATGATCGTGGCCTCCTACCTTACCAAGCACCTGATGGCCGATTGGCGGATCGGACAGCGGTGGTTTGCGGAGTGCCTGATTGACTGGGATCCGGCATCGAACGCGATGGGATGGCAGTGGGCTGCGGGTTGTGGGCCGGATGCGGCGCCTTATTTCCGCGTGTTCAATCCCGAAACGCAGCTGAAAAAGTTCGATCCGGACGGAGCCTATAGCCGCGCGTGGATCGCGGAAGGGACGCGCACTCCGGCGGCGACGGCGCTTGCCTATTTCGACGCGGTCCCGAAATCATGGGGGCTGACAGCCACGCAAGGCTACCCTTTGCGGCCTATCGTGAGCGCCGAGGACGGGCGACGGATTGCACTTTCTGCCTATGAAAACCGTCACTTCTAA
- a CDS encoding DUF3772 domain-containing protein, translated as MTAPRRWLTGILAALCVAGLGVGAAQAQDASGAAEAEAPPVEVTVDAAAQNFTDVDTGETGIDYVLWDRLATRVEQSVTQDASSTFSLERLRNELVTWRDRFLAAQSLNDGRIATVRAQLDALGAAPDDGSTEDPSIAGRRSTLESQLARLRAPVVLANEAYARADGLISEIDRILRAREASRLTTRGPSPLNPEHWPSGLSALGSGFAGVWSEISAAFVSRARNGTLTENAPQAVLWLLVAIGLWARGRTIWDGLRGQVVRRDGRGARAWNAFFSLGVVIVPYLGLVAFAKALTALDILGFRGNALLDLLPDAGLYVLVGRWLSGRFFDRGAHGENLLKLPPEVLERGRRIVAGLGWVLAFGALFIPLVRMGDASTVSAAVMTLPVEIVMAVFLFRLGRLFVKNVDDAPDTQEKGDDWIAPPPSYRSRFMGLLGRASMLVAVVAPVLSSAGYAAASEAILYPAVTTLALLAMLLLLQRFVSDVTEAFSGPREDGQDALLAVLLGLFLFVLALPVFAVIWGARVEDLLEIWTRFREGFELGETRISPSDFLTFAMVFVIGYMATRLVQGTLRASVLPKTKLDIGGQNAIVSGLGYVGISLAAVAAVTAAGIDLSSLAIVAGALSVGIGFGLQNVVSNFISGIILLIERPISEGDWIEVSGQMGYVRDISVRSTRIETFDRTDVIIPNADLISGQVINWTRGNSVGRVIVPVGVAYGTDTDRVAEILQEIAEAHPMVVMSTPPAVVFQGFGADSLDFEIRAILRDVNWVLSVKSDLNHAIAKRFAEEGIEIPFAQRDIWLRNPEVLRGADGQKTKNDGGTEA; from the coding sequence ATGACCGCTCCACGCCGTTGGCTGACAGGCATTCTTGCCGCGTTGTGCGTGGCAGGGTTGGGTGTTGGCGCGGCACAGGCGCAGGATGCATCGGGCGCGGCGGAGGCCGAGGCGCCGCCTGTTGAGGTAACTGTCGACGCGGCTGCCCAGAACTTCACCGATGTGGATACCGGCGAGACAGGCATTGATTATGTGCTGTGGGACCGGCTGGCGACGCGGGTTGAGCAATCGGTGACGCAGGACGCCAGCTCGACATTTTCGTTGGAGCGGCTGCGCAATGAGTTGGTCACATGGCGGGATCGCTTTCTGGCCGCGCAATCGCTCAATGACGGGCGCATCGCGACGGTGCGGGCACAGCTGGACGCCTTGGGCGCGGCGCCCGACGACGGCAGCACCGAAGATCCGAGTATCGCCGGACGGCGCAGCACGCTGGAAAGCCAGTTGGCGCGGCTGCGCGCGCCTGTGGTTTTGGCGAACGAGGCATATGCGCGCGCTGACGGGCTTATCAGCGAGATCGACCGGATTCTGCGCGCTCGCGAGGCAAGCCGCCTGACGACGCGCGGACCATCGCCGCTGAACCCCGAACATTGGCCTTCGGGGCTATCGGCACTTGGTTCAGGATTTGCCGGGGTCTGGAGTGAAATCTCGGCCGCATTCGTCAGCCGCGCGCGCAACGGCACGCTCACTGAAAACGCCCCGCAAGCAGTGCTGTGGCTACTGGTGGCAATCGGGCTTTGGGCGCGGGGACGCACGATATGGGACGGTTTGCGCGGCCAGGTGGTGCGCCGCGATGGACGCGGTGCGCGGGCGTGGAATGCATTCTTTTCGCTCGGCGTGGTGATTGTGCCTTATCTGGGGCTGGTGGCCTTTGCCAAGGCATTGACCGCGCTTGATATTCTGGGGTTTCGTGGAAACGCGCTGCTGGACCTGTTGCCGGATGCGGGGCTGTATGTGCTGGTGGGGCGCTGGCTCAGCGGGCGGTTCTTTGACCGTGGCGCACATGGGGAGAACCTGCTGAAACTGCCGCCGGAGGTGCTTGAGCGCGGGCGACGGATCGTGGCGGGGCTTGGCTGGGTGCTGGCCTTTGGTGCGCTGTTCATTCCGCTGGTGCGGATGGGCGATGCCTCGACCGTTTCTGCGGCGGTCATGACGTTGCCGGTCGAGATCGTGATGGCGGTATTCTTGTTCAGACTGGGGCGGCTCTTCGTTAAAAACGTAGACGACGCGCCGGACACGCAAGAGAAAGGCGATGACTGGATCGCTCCACCGCCAAGCTACCGTAGCCGGTTCATGGGGCTGCTGGGCCGAGCAAGCATGCTCGTGGCGGTGGTGGCGCCGGTGCTCTCGTCTGCGGGCTATGCGGCGGCCTCGGAGGCGATCCTCTATCCGGCGGTGACGACGCTGGCGCTGCTGGCAATGTTGTTGCTGTTGCAGCGCTTTGTTTCCGACGTTACCGAAGCCTTCTCAGGGCCGCGCGAGGACGGCCAAGACGCCCTGTTGGCGGTGCTGCTGGGGCTATTCCTGTTCGTGCTGGCGCTGCCGGTATTTGCGGTGATCTGGGGCGCGCGGGTCGAAGACCTGCTGGAGATCTGGACCCGTTTCCGCGAGGGGTTCGAACTGGGTGAGACACGCATTTCGCCAAGTGACTTCCTGACATTCGCGATGGTGTTCGTGATCGGCTATATGGCGACGCGGCTGGTGCAAGGCACGTTGCGGGCGTCCGTCCTGCCGAAAACCAAGCTGGATATCGGCGGGCAGAATGCGATTGTCAGCGGGCTGGGCTATGTGGGTATTTCGCTAGCGGCAGTGGCGGCGGTCACGGCGGCGGGGATTGATCTGTCGTCGCTGGCGATTGTCGCTGGTGCGCTTTCAGTCGGTATCGGCTTTGGCTTGCAGAATGTGGTGTCGAACTTCATCTCCGGCATTATCCTGCTGATCGAGCGGCCGATCTCGGAAGGGGATTGGATCGAGGTGTCGGGGCAGATGGGCTATGTGCGGGATATTTCGGTGCGCTCGACGCGGATCGAAACTTTTGACCGCACGGATGTGATCATCCCCAATGCCGACCTGATCAGCGGGCAGGTGATCAACTGGACGCGGGGCAACTCGGTCGGGCGGGTGATCGTGCCGGTGGGTGTGGCCTATGGCACCGATACGGACCGCGTGGCAGAAATCCTGCAAGAGATCGCGGAGGCGCATCCGATGGTGGTGATGTCGACGCCGCCGGCTGTGGTGTTCCAAGGCTTTGGCGCGGATAGTCTGGACTTCGAGATCCGCGCGATCTTGCGGGATGTGAACTGGGTGCTGAGCGTGAAATCGGACCTTAACCACGCGATTGCCAAGCGCTTTGCGGAAGAAGGCATCGAGATCCCGTTCGCGCAGCGGGATATTTGGTTGCGGAACCCCGAGGTACTGCGCGGGGCAGACGGACAGAAAACAAAAAACGACGGAGGAACAGAAGCGTGA
- a CDS encoding class I SAM-dependent methyltransferase — protein MILTTTKGQSNLPRYFAPVFDVIRTLKRGRVDIILPDGRHFRAEGQEPGYVAELHVHNADLFARTVREGDLGFCEAYMDGWWSTPDLMAFMDLIHDDADQIYDGFPGKALVQAYERLRFWLQSNTKRQAKKNISYHYDLGNDFYGLWLDETMTYSSAKFETGQESLEKAQTQKYASMIDQMGAQPGDHILEIGCGWGGFAEYAAKERGMQVTCLTISEEQYKYAVERIEKAGLSDRVTFKLQDYRDETGMYDGIASIEMFEAVGEKYWPVYFETLRERLKPGKCATLQIITVSDARWEIYRRGVDFIQKYIFPGGMLPAPKVLRAEIEKAGLEYVKSIEFGESYSQTLRRWYDTFNDKWDEVAQQGFDERFKRMWNFYLTSCAGTFHAGNCGVTQVTVARPAQ, from the coding sequence ATGATCCTGACGACGACCAAAGGGCAATCGAATTTGCCGCGTTACTTTGCGCCGGTTTTCGACGTGATCCGCACGCTCAAGCGGGGGCGGGTCGATATCATTTTGCCCGATGGCCGCCATTTCCGCGCCGAGGGGCAGGAACCGGGCTATGTGGCCGAATTGCATGTGCATAATGCGGATTTGTTCGCGCGGACGGTGCGCGAGGGCGATCTGGGCTTTTGCGAAGCCTATATGGATGGCTGGTGGTCAACCCCCGACCTGATGGCTTTCATGGACCTGATCCATGACGATGCCGACCAGATCTATGACGGCTTCCCGGGCAAGGCGCTGGTGCAGGCCTATGAGCGCCTGCGGTTCTGGCTGCAATCGAACACCAAGCGGCAGGCGAAGAAGAACATCTCTTATCATTATGATCTGGGGAATGATTTCTACGGGCTGTGGCTCGACGAGACGATGACCTACTCCAGCGCCAAGTTTGAAACGGGGCAAGAGAGCCTCGAAAAGGCGCAGACGCAGAAATATGCCAGCATGATCGATCAGATGGGGGCGCAACCGGGCGATCATATCTTGGAGATTGGCTGCGGTTGGGGCGGGTTTGCGGAATATGCCGCCAAGGAGCGCGGTATGCAGGTGACATGCCTGACGATCTCGGAGGAACAGTATAAATACGCAGTGGAGCGCATTGAAAAGGCGGGGCTTTCGGATCGCGTCACCTTCAAGTTGCAGGATTATCGCGACGAAACGGGGATGTATGACGGGATTGCTTCGATCGAGATGTTTGAAGCTGTGGGCGAGAAATACTGGCCCGTCTATTTCGAAACTTTGCGCGAGCGGTTGAAGCCGGGGAAATGCGCGACTTTGCAGATTATTACCGTATCTGATGCCCGCTGGGAGATTTATCGCAGGGGCGTGGACTTCATTCAGAAATACATTTTCCCCGGTGGGATGTTGCCCGCGCCGAAGGTGCTGCGCGCCGAGATCGAGAAGGCGGGGCTGGAATATGTAAAGTCCATCGAGTTTGGCGAGAGCTACAGCCAGACCCTGCGCCGCTGGTACGATACTTTTAACGACAAATGGGACGAGGTTGCGCAGCAGGGGTTTGACGAACGGTTCAAGCGGATGTGGAACTTTTACCTCACCTCCTGCGCGGGCACGTTCCATGCGGGCAATTGTGGTGTCACCCAAGTCACCGTGGCGCGCCCTGCACAATAA